In Lepus europaeus isolate LE1 chromosome 23, mLepTim1.pri, whole genome shotgun sequence, a single genomic region encodes these proteins:
- the PLA2G1B gene encoding phospholipase A2: MKFLVLAALLTAATAAGVSPRALWQFRGMIQCTIPGSSPYLEYNGYGCYCGLGGSGTPVDELDRCCQTHDQCYTQAKKLSSCSFLVDNPYTNSYSYSCSGTTVTCSSKNKECEAFICDCDRKAAICFSKAPYNKQYKDLDSKYC; this comes from the exons ATGAAAttccttgtcctggctgctctgctcacaG CGGCCACAGCCGCGGGCGTCTCACCACGAGCCTTGTGGCAGTTCCGCGGCATGATCCAGTGCACCATCCCCGGGAGCTCCCCCTACCTGGAGTACAACGGCTACGGCTGTTACTGTGGCTTGGGTGGCTCAGGCACGCCTGTGGATGAACTGGACAG GTGCTGCCAGACACACGACCAGTGCTACACCCAGGCCAAGAAGTTGAGCAGCTGCTCGTTCCTGGTGGACAACCCCTACACCAACTCCTACTCCTACTCGTGCTCCGGCACTACCGTCACGTGCAGCA GCAAAAACAAAGAATGTGAGGCCTTCATTTGTGACTGCGACcgcaaagctgccatctgctttTCCAAGGCACCGTACAACAAGCAGTACAAGGACCTGGATTCCAAGTACTGCTAG
- the SIRT4 gene encoding NAD-dependent protein lipoamidase sirtuin-4, mitochondrial: MHPLARPSRCPKRSCGRMRMNCGLTFRSGKGHWIPNLSRQCSHGSVELFVPPSPPLDPEKVKELQRFITLSKRVLVMTGAGISTESGIPDYRSEKVGLYARTDRRPIQHSDFVRSAPIRQRYWARNFVGWPQFSSHQPNPAHWALNKWEKLGKLHWLVTQNVDALHTKAGSQRLTELHGCMHRVLCLDCGEQTPRGLLQERFKALNRHWNAEVHGLAPDGDVFLSEEQVQSFQVPACIRCGGPLKPDVVFFGDTVNPDKVDFVHRRVKEADALLVVGSSLQVYSGYRFVLTARDKKLPIAILNIGPTRSDDLACLKLNARCGQLLPLIDPH; this comes from the exons ATGCACCCTCTAGCCAGGCCGTCCCGCTGTCCGAAGAGAAGCTGTGGAAG gatGCGGATGAACTGTGGGTTGACTTTCAGGTCAGGAAAAGGCCATTGGATCCCCAACCTCAGCCGGCAGTGCTCACATGGATCCGTTGAGTTATTTGTGCCACCAAGTCCTCCTCTGGATCCTGAAAAGGTCAAAGAATTACAGCGCTTCATCACTCTTTCCAAGAGAGTCCTTGTGATGACTGGGGCAGGAATCTCCACCGAGTCGGGGATTCCAGACTACAGGTCAGAGAAGGTGGGACTTTATGCACGCACTGACCGGAGGCCTATCCAGCATAGTGACTTTGTACGGAGTGCTCCCATCCGCCAGCGGTACTGGGCGAGAAACTTTGTGGGCTGGCCTCAGTTTTCCTCCCACCAGCCGAACCCTGCACACTGGGCTCTGAACAAGTGGGAGAAACTTGGAAAGCTGCACTGGTTGGTGACCCAAAACGTGGATGCCTTGCACACCAAGGCAGGGAGTCAGCGCCTGACTGAGCTCCATGGATGCATGCACAG GGTCCTCTGCTTGGATTGTGGTGAGCAGACTCCCCGGGGGCTGCTGCAGGAGCGCTTCAAAGCCCTGAATCGCCACTGGAATGCTGAGGTCCATGGCCTGGCTCCTGACGGTGATGTCTTTCTCTCGGAGGAGCAGGTGCAAAGCTTCCAGGTCCCAGCCTGCATCCGATGTGGAGGCCCTCTGAAACCAGATGTTGTTTTCTTCGGGGACACAGTAAACCCTGACAAAGTTGATTTTGTGCACAGACGTGTAAAAGAGGCTGACGCCCTCTTGGTGGTGGGATCATCCTTGCAG GTGTACTCTGGTTACAGGTTTGTCCTCACAGCCCGAGACAAGAAACTGCCAATTGCAATATTGAACATTGGGCCCACACGGTCAGATGACTTGGCATGTCTGAAGCTGAATGCTCGTTGTGGACAGTTGCTGCCTTTAATAGACCCACACTGA